A portion of the Manihot esculenta cultivar AM560-2 chromosome 2, M.esculenta_v8, whole genome shotgun sequence genome contains these proteins:
- the LOC110605233 gene encoding serine acetyltransferase 2 isoform X2: protein MACLNDQSWAPSLPEMLSTRLSFKEDIENGEIDANSTPFPFEKVFPVYAMGVSKPNSDPVVLPVDSADPIWDAVREEAKLEAEKEPILSSFLYASILSHDCLEQALAFVLANRLQNPTLLATQMLDTISYVITNDRGIQRSIRLDMQAFKDRDPACLSYCSALLYLKGYHSLQSYRVAHVLWNQGRKVLALALQSRISEVFGVDIHPAARIGDGILLDHGTGVVIGETAVVGNRVSMMHGVTLGGTGKEVGDRHPKVGDGALIGACSTILGNIRIGEGAMIAAGSLVLKNVDPHSMMAGIPATVIGYVDEKHPSLTMKHDASKEFFKHLAVTFRRGKCSAAQDQGKNDEGT, encoded by the exons atggcTTGTTTAAATGATCAGAGCTGGGCTCCTTCCCTTCCCGAAATGCTCTCCACACGCTTATCTTTCAAAGAGGATATAGAAAATGGAGAAATAGATGCCAATTCTACACCTTTCCCATTTGAGAAGGTCTTTCCTGTTTATGCAATGGGGGTTTCCAAACCCAACTCCGACCCTGTTGTATTGCCTGTCGATTCGGCTGACCCGATTTGGGATGCCGTGAGAGAAGAGGCCAAGTTGGAG GCAGAAAAAGAACCGATTCTAAGTAGCTTCTTGTACGCCAGTATCTTGTCCCATGATTGCTTAGAGCAAGCACTGGCATTTGTTCTTGCAAATCGACTTCAAAATCCAACTCTCTTGGCAACTCAAATGTTAGACACAATTTCTTATGTAATAACGAATGATAGAGGTATTCAGCGTTCAATTCGATTAGATATGCAG GCATTTAAAGATCGAGATCCTGCTTGTTTATCATATTGCTCCGCTTTACTATATCTAAAG GGTTACCATTCTCTACAATCCTATCGAGTAGCACATGTTTTGTGGAACCAAGGACGAAAAGTATTGGCCTTGGCATTACAAAGTCGAATAAGTGAG GTTTTTGGAGTTGACATACATCCAG CTGCCAGAATTGGAGATGGTATATTATTAGATCATGGGACTGGTGTGGTTATCGGTGAAACTGCTGTTGTAGGAAACAGGGTATCGATGATGCAT GGTGTTACTTTAGGAGGGACTGGCAAAGAAGTAGGTGATCGCCATCCAAAAGTAGGTGATGGGGCACTGATTGGAGCATGTTCAACAATACTTGGGAATATTAGAATAGGTGAAGGGGCTATGATAGCTGCTGGTTCTCTTGTACTAAAGAATGTTGATCCACACAG CATGATGGCAGGAATACCAGCAACTGTTATAGGGTATGTGGATGAGAAACATCCATCCCTCACAATGAAGCATG
- the LOC110605233 gene encoding serine acetyltransferase 2 isoform X3, which translates to MACLNDQSWAPSLPEMLSTRLSFKEDIENGEIDANSTPFPFEKVFPVYAMGVSKPNSDPVVLPVDSADPIWDAVREEAKLEAEKEPILSSFLYASILSHDCLEQALAFVLANRLQNPTLLATQMLDTISYVITNDRGIQRSIRLDMQAFKDRDPACLSYCSALLYLKGYHSLQSYRVAHVLWNQGRKVLALALQSRISEVVFGVDIHPAARIGDGILLDHGTGVVIGETAVVGNRVSMMHGVTLGGTGKEVGDRHPKVGDGALIGACSTILGNIRIGEGAMIAAGSLVLKNVDPHSMMAGIPATVIGYVDEKHPSLTMKHDASKEFFKHLAVTFRRGKCSAQDQGKNDEGT; encoded by the exons atggcTTGTTTAAATGATCAGAGCTGGGCTCCTTCCCTTCCCGAAATGCTCTCCACACGCTTATCTTTCAAAGAGGATATAGAAAATGGAGAAATAGATGCCAATTCTACACCTTTCCCATTTGAGAAGGTCTTTCCTGTTTATGCAATGGGGGTTTCCAAACCCAACTCCGACCCTGTTGTATTGCCTGTCGATTCGGCTGACCCGATTTGGGATGCCGTGAGAGAAGAGGCCAAGTTGGAG GCAGAAAAAGAACCGATTCTAAGTAGCTTCTTGTACGCCAGTATCTTGTCCCATGATTGCTTAGAGCAAGCACTGGCATTTGTTCTTGCAAATCGACTTCAAAATCCAACTCTCTTGGCAACTCAAATGTTAGACACAATTTCTTATGTAATAACGAATGATAGAGGTATTCAGCGTTCAATTCGATTAGATATGCAG GCATTTAAAGATCGAGATCCTGCTTGTTTATCATATTGCTCCGCTTTACTATATCTAAAG GGTTACCATTCTCTACAATCCTATCGAGTAGCACATGTTTTGTGGAACCAAGGACGAAAAGTATTGGCCTTGGCATTACAAAGTCGAATAAGTGAGGTA GTTTTTGGAGTTGACATACATCCAG CTGCCAGAATTGGAGATGGTATATTATTAGATCATGGGACTGGTGTGGTTATCGGTGAAACTGCTGTTGTAGGAAACAGGGTATCGATGATGCAT GGTGTTACTTTAGGAGGGACTGGCAAAGAAGTAGGTGATCGCCATCCAAAAGTAGGTGATGGGGCACTGATTGGAGCATGTTCAACAATACTTGGGAATATTAGAATAGGTGAAGGGGCTATGATAGCTGCTGGTTCTCTTGTACTAAAGAATGTTGATCCACACAG CATGATGGCAGGAATACCAGCAACTGTTATAGGGTATGTGGATGAGAAACATCCATCCCTCACAATGAAGCATG
- the LOC110609226 gene encoding isocitrate dehydrogenase [NAD] regulatory subunit 3, mitochondrial isoform X2 yields MARRSIPVLKKLLSTSQHPSPCSRFTSSRSVTYMPRPGDGAPRPVTLIPGDGIGPLVTGAVEQVMEAMHAPVYFERYEVHGDMKKVPEEVIESIKKNKVCLKGGLATPMGGGVSSLNVQLRKELDLYASLVNCFNLPGLPTRHQNVDIVVIRENTEGEYSGLEHEVVPGVVESLKFCSERIAKYAFEYAYLNNRKKVTAVHKANIMKLADGLFLESCREVATKYPGIKYSEIIVDNCCMQLVSKPEQFDVMVTPNLYGNLVANTAAGIAGGTGVMPGGNVGADHAIFEQGASAGNVGNDKILEQKKANPVALLLSSAMMLRHLQFPSFADRLETAVKRVISEGKYRTKDLGGDSTTEEVVNAVVSALD; encoded by the exons ATGGCCAGACGATCCATTCCCGTTCTGAAGAAACTCCTCTCCACTTCGCAGCATCCATCGCCATGCTCCAGATTCACTTCTAGCCGATCCGTCACCTACATGCCTCGACCTGGTGACGGCGCACCTCGCCCTGTAACCCTAATTCCTGGTGATGGAATTGGTCCTCTGGTGACAGGCGCTGTGGAGCAAGTGATGGAGGCGATGCACGCGCCGGTTTACTTCGAGCGGTATGAGGTGCACGGGGATATGAAGAAGGTACCGGAGGAGGTGATTGAATCAATTAAGAAGAATAAGGTGTGCCTGAAGGGAGGGCTGGCCACTCCCATGGGCGGAGGTGTTAGTTCGCTTAACGTGCAGCTGAGGAAGGAGCTTGATTTGTATGCTTCCCTTGTTAACTGCTTCAATTTGCCTGGGTTGCCTACGCGCCACCAGAATGTCGATATTGTTGTGATTAGAGAGAATACTGAGGGAGAATACTCCGGCCTCGAGCATGAGGTTGTTCCTGGAGTCGTTGAAAGCCTTAAG TTCTGCTCCGAGCGTATTGCAAAATATGCTTTTGAGTATGCATACCTGAACAACAGGAAGAAGGTGACTGCTGTGCACAAAGCTAATATCATGAAGCTTGCAGATGGTTTGTTCTTGGAGTCTTGTCGAGAGGTCGCTACAAAATATCCTGGAATCAAATACAGTGAAATTATTGTGGACAATTGTTGCATGCAACTTGTTTCGAAGCCGGAGCAGTTTGATGTCATG GTGACACCTAATCTTTATGGCAACCTTGTTGCAAATACTGCTGCAGGTATTGCTGGTGGTACAGGAGTTATGCCAGGAG GCAATGTTGGTGCTGATCATGCTATTTTTGAGCAAGGTGCCTCAGCAGGAAATGTAGGCAATGACAAAATATTGGAACAGAAGAAGGCAAATCCAGTGGCACTGCTTCTCTCATCTGCTATGATGCTCAGACATCTTCAGTTCCCTTCATTTGCTGATCGATTGGAAACTGCTGTTAAACGGGTAATTTCAGAGGGCAAGTACCGAACAAAAGACCTAGGAGGAGATAGCACCACCGAAGAGGTAGTTAATGCAGTGGTATCTGCTCTAGACTGA
- the LOC110609226 gene encoding isocitrate dehydrogenase [NAD] regulatory subunit 3, mitochondrial isoform X3 — protein MARRSIPVLKKLLSTSQHPSPCSRFTSSRSVTYMPRPGDGAPRPVTLIPGDGIGPLVTGAVEQVMEAMHAPVYFERYEVHGDMKKVPEEVIESIKKNKVCLKGGLATPMGGGVSSLNVQLRKELDLYASLVNCFNLPGLPTRHQNVDIVVIRENTEGEYSGLEHEVVPGVVESLKVITKFCSERIAKYAFEYAYLNNRKKVTAVHKANIMKLADGLFLESCREVATKYPGIKYSEIIVDNCCMQLVSKPEQFDVMVTPNLYGNLVANTAAGIAGGTGVMPGGKSMNICS, from the exons ATGGCCAGACGATCCATTCCCGTTCTGAAGAAACTCCTCTCCACTTCGCAGCATCCATCGCCATGCTCCAGATTCACTTCTAGCCGATCCGTCACCTACATGCCTCGACCTGGTGACGGCGCACCTCGCCCTGTAACCCTAATTCCTGGTGATGGAATTGGTCCTCTGGTGACAGGCGCTGTGGAGCAAGTGATGGAGGCGATGCACGCGCCGGTTTACTTCGAGCGGTATGAGGTGCACGGGGATATGAAGAAGGTACCGGAGGAGGTGATTGAATCAATTAAGAAGAATAAGGTGTGCCTGAAGGGAGGGCTGGCCACTCCCATGGGCGGAGGTGTTAGTTCGCTTAACGTGCAGCTGAGGAAGGAGCTTGATTTGTATGCTTCCCTTGTTAACTGCTTCAATTTGCCTGGGTTGCCTACGCGCCACCAGAATGTCGATATTGTTGTGATTAGAGAGAATACTGAGGGAGAATACTCCGGCCTCGAGCATGAGGTTGTTCCTGGAGTCGTTGAAAGCCTTAAG GTGATAACAAAGTTCTGCTCCGAGCGTATTGCAAAATATGCTTTTGAGTATGCATACCTGAACAACAGGAAGAAGGTGACTGCTGTGCACAAAGCTAATATCATGAAGCTTGCAGATGGTTTGTTCTTGGAGTCTTGTCGAGAGGTCGCTACAAAATATCCTGGAATCAAATACAGTGAAATTATTGTGGACAATTGTTGCATGCAACTTGTTTCGAAGCCGGAGCAGTTTGATGTCATG GTGACACCTAATCTTTATGGCAACCTTGTTGCAAATACTGCTGCAGGTATTGCTGGTGGTACAGGAGTTATGCCAGGAGGTAAATCCATGAATATATGTTCTTAG
- the LOC110605233 gene encoding serine acetyltransferase 2 isoform X1, translated as MACLNDQSWAPSLPEMLSTRLSFKEDIENGEIDANSTPFPFEKVFPVYAMGVSKPNSDPVVLPVDSADPIWDAVREEAKLEAEKEPILSSFLYASILSHDCLEQALAFVLANRLQNPTLLATQMLDTISYVITNDRGIQRSIRLDMQAFKDRDPACLSYCSALLYLKGYHSLQSYRVAHVLWNQGRKVLALALQSRISEVVFGVDIHPAARIGDGILLDHGTGVVIGETAVVGNRVSMMHGVTLGGTGKEVGDRHPKVGDGALIGACSTILGNIRIGEGAMIAAGSLVLKNVDPHSMMAGIPATVIGYVDEKHPSLTMKHDASKEFFKHLAVTFRRGKCSAAQDQGKNDEGT; from the exons atggcTTGTTTAAATGATCAGAGCTGGGCTCCTTCCCTTCCCGAAATGCTCTCCACACGCTTATCTTTCAAAGAGGATATAGAAAATGGAGAAATAGATGCCAATTCTACACCTTTCCCATTTGAGAAGGTCTTTCCTGTTTATGCAATGGGGGTTTCCAAACCCAACTCCGACCCTGTTGTATTGCCTGTCGATTCGGCTGACCCGATTTGGGATGCCGTGAGAGAAGAGGCCAAGTTGGAG GCAGAAAAAGAACCGATTCTAAGTAGCTTCTTGTACGCCAGTATCTTGTCCCATGATTGCTTAGAGCAAGCACTGGCATTTGTTCTTGCAAATCGACTTCAAAATCCAACTCTCTTGGCAACTCAAATGTTAGACACAATTTCTTATGTAATAACGAATGATAGAGGTATTCAGCGTTCAATTCGATTAGATATGCAG GCATTTAAAGATCGAGATCCTGCTTGTTTATCATATTGCTCCGCTTTACTATATCTAAAG GGTTACCATTCTCTACAATCCTATCGAGTAGCACATGTTTTGTGGAACCAAGGACGAAAAGTATTGGCCTTGGCATTACAAAGTCGAATAAGTGAGGTA GTTTTTGGAGTTGACATACATCCAG CTGCCAGAATTGGAGATGGTATATTATTAGATCATGGGACTGGTGTGGTTATCGGTGAAACTGCTGTTGTAGGAAACAGGGTATCGATGATGCAT GGTGTTACTTTAGGAGGGACTGGCAAAGAAGTAGGTGATCGCCATCCAAAAGTAGGTGATGGGGCACTGATTGGAGCATGTTCAACAATACTTGGGAATATTAGAATAGGTGAAGGGGCTATGATAGCTGCTGGTTCTCTTGTACTAAAGAATGTTGATCCACACAG CATGATGGCAGGAATACCAGCAACTGTTATAGGGTATGTGGATGAGAAACATCCATCCCTCACAATGAAGCATG
- the LOC110609226 gene encoding isocitrate dehydrogenase [NAD] regulatory subunit 3, mitochondrial isoform X1: protein MARRSIPVLKKLLSTSQHPSPCSRFTSSRSVTYMPRPGDGAPRPVTLIPGDGIGPLVTGAVEQVMEAMHAPVYFERYEVHGDMKKVPEEVIESIKKNKVCLKGGLATPMGGGVSSLNVQLRKELDLYASLVNCFNLPGLPTRHQNVDIVVIRENTEGEYSGLEHEVVPGVVESLKVITKFCSERIAKYAFEYAYLNNRKKVTAVHKANIMKLADGLFLESCREVATKYPGIKYSEIIVDNCCMQLVSKPEQFDVMVTPNLYGNLVANTAAGIAGGTGVMPGGNVGADHAIFEQGASAGNVGNDKILEQKKANPVALLLSSAMMLRHLQFPSFADRLETAVKRVISEGKYRTKDLGGDSTTEEVVNAVVSALD from the exons ATGGCCAGACGATCCATTCCCGTTCTGAAGAAACTCCTCTCCACTTCGCAGCATCCATCGCCATGCTCCAGATTCACTTCTAGCCGATCCGTCACCTACATGCCTCGACCTGGTGACGGCGCACCTCGCCCTGTAACCCTAATTCCTGGTGATGGAATTGGTCCTCTGGTGACAGGCGCTGTGGAGCAAGTGATGGAGGCGATGCACGCGCCGGTTTACTTCGAGCGGTATGAGGTGCACGGGGATATGAAGAAGGTACCGGAGGAGGTGATTGAATCAATTAAGAAGAATAAGGTGTGCCTGAAGGGAGGGCTGGCCACTCCCATGGGCGGAGGTGTTAGTTCGCTTAACGTGCAGCTGAGGAAGGAGCTTGATTTGTATGCTTCCCTTGTTAACTGCTTCAATTTGCCTGGGTTGCCTACGCGCCACCAGAATGTCGATATTGTTGTGATTAGAGAGAATACTGAGGGAGAATACTCCGGCCTCGAGCATGAGGTTGTTCCTGGAGTCGTTGAAAGCCTTAAG GTGATAACAAAGTTCTGCTCCGAGCGTATTGCAAAATATGCTTTTGAGTATGCATACCTGAACAACAGGAAGAAGGTGACTGCTGTGCACAAAGCTAATATCATGAAGCTTGCAGATGGTTTGTTCTTGGAGTCTTGTCGAGAGGTCGCTACAAAATATCCTGGAATCAAATACAGTGAAATTATTGTGGACAATTGTTGCATGCAACTTGTTTCGAAGCCGGAGCAGTTTGATGTCATG GTGACACCTAATCTTTATGGCAACCTTGTTGCAAATACTGCTGCAGGTATTGCTGGTGGTACAGGAGTTATGCCAGGAG GCAATGTTGGTGCTGATCATGCTATTTTTGAGCAAGGTGCCTCAGCAGGAAATGTAGGCAATGACAAAATATTGGAACAGAAGAAGGCAAATCCAGTGGCACTGCTTCTCTCATCTGCTATGATGCTCAGACATCTTCAGTTCCCTTCATTTGCTGATCGATTGGAAACTGCTGTTAAACGGGTAATTTCAGAGGGCAAGTACCGAACAAAAGACCTAGGAGGAGATAGCACCACCGAAGAGGTAGTTAATGCAGTGGTATCTGCTCTAGACTGA